A genomic stretch from Corynebacterium sp. 21KM1197 includes:
- a CDS encoding cupredoxin domain-containing protein: MAVAQDSPGRNQHSRNSWHRRASRPVTIWLFLIVLVGISHSAIPEYRWVLIHTFTLGAVTNSIVVWSQSFTEKFLHQRLPDSARPWQLRKIWLLNLGIVGVLAGQVAGLLPLTHTGATVVSLALLWHALSLSAQTRRALSTRREQAQRLLPSVLGYIASALSLTGGAVIGALLAATAPDTPAAATDLHDRLLQAHLILNVLGFLGLAAAASLTVLFPAIWRTRPARTRPWAAWAALSLHLGGLLAAVAGALAGHAWLTGGALLVYALGWLLSCVGWVPLIFRAGLEKATYGSLSVTAAVLWLLACLLWFAVRVLHHGPQAELPTTALLVGFGGQLLIGMMSYLLSVTMRVRSAWGLRETYRGGMLRLTLTNGGLLLWLAADYSWLRVGASALAFAGLVPFLPLMVRAMRAQLGRTRAAQAEHPQEERPEIPHARGSSGQVALGLSLLALLTALCGGLDGPGSAPTPPSATSTTNPEEGNVTRVQVNAGNMIFEPASVTVPSGNRLIIELHNGDSQAHDLKLTNGARSGRITPGESTEIDAGIITADVPGWCTIAGHHTKGMTFDVKVATPPPPAP, translated from the coding sequence ATGGCCGTGGCACAGGATTCTCCGGGGAGGAACCAGCACAGTCGGAATAGTTGGCACCGTCGCGCCAGCAGACCCGTCACCATCTGGCTATTCCTCATCGTCCTCGTCGGGATAAGCCATTCCGCTATCCCGGAATACCGCTGGGTGCTCATTCACACCTTCACCCTGGGCGCGGTGACCAATTCCATCGTGGTGTGGTCGCAATCCTTCACGGAGAAATTCCTGCACCAGCGCCTCCCGGACTCCGCCCGCCCCTGGCAATTGCGCAAGATATGGCTGCTCAACCTTGGTATCGTGGGAGTGCTCGCCGGGCAAGTCGCGGGACTGCTCCCCCTCACCCACACCGGGGCCACCGTGGTATCGCTCGCCCTGCTCTGGCACGCGCTTTCCCTCAGCGCGCAAACTCGCCGGGCACTGAGCACACGGCGCGAACAAGCACAGCGCCTGCTGCCCTCGGTGCTGGGTTATATCGCCTCGGCGCTCTCGCTCACCGGCGGGGCGGTGATCGGCGCGCTGCTGGCCGCCACCGCGCCCGACACCCCGGCCGCCGCCACCGATCTCCACGATCGCCTGCTTCAGGCCCACCTTATCCTCAACGTCCTCGGTTTCCTCGGTCTGGCGGCCGCCGCCTCGCTCACGGTGCTCTTCCCCGCAATCTGGCGCACCCGCCCGGCGCGCACTCGCCCTTGGGCTGCTTGGGCCGCCCTGAGTCTCCACCTGGGCGGACTCCTCGCGGCCGTCGCCGGGGCGCTCGCGGGCCACGCCTGGCTCACCGGCGGGGCGCTGCTTGTGTACGCTCTGGGGTGGCTGCTTTCCTGCGTGGGGTGGGTGCCGCTGATCTTCCGCGCGGGGCTGGAAAAGGCCACGTATGGCTCCCTCTCCGTTACGGCGGCGGTGCTGTGGTTGCTGGCCTGCCTCCTGTGGTTTGCCGTGCGGGTTCTGCACCACGGTCCGCAGGCTGAGTTACCCACCACCGCGTTGCTGGTGGGCTTTGGTGGTCAGTTGCTCATCGGCATGATGAGTTATCTGCTCTCCGTCACCATGCGCGTGCGCTCCGCCTGGGGGCTCCGCGAAACCTATCGCGGTGGCATGCTGCGCCTCACGCTTACCAACGGCGGGCTCCTCTTGTGGTTGGCGGCCGATTACTCCTGGCTGCGCGTGGGCGCCTCCGCGCTCGCCTTCGCGGGCTTGGTTCCTTTCCTGCCGCTCATGGTGCGCGCGATGCGGGCTCAACTGGGGCGTACCCGCGCCGCGCAAGCAGAACACCCTCAAGAAGAACGCCCGGAGATCCCCCATGCCCGAGGTTCCTCGGGGCAGGTGGCCCTGGGGCTCTCCCTCCTGGCGTTGCTGACCGCCCTGTGCGGCGGGCTCGATGGCCCCGGTAGCGCCCCCACCCCACCCAGCGCTACTTCCACCACTAACCCGGAGGAGGGAAACGTCACCAGGGTTCAGGTGAACGCAGGGAACATGATCTTTGAGCCCGCCAGCGTCACCGTGCCCTCGGGCAACCGGCTCATCATCGAGTTGCACAACGGAGATTCCCAGGCCCACGACCTCAAACTCACCAACGGCGCGCGTTCCGGGAGAATAACCCCGGGCGAAAGCACGGAGATCGACGCCGGAATCATCACCGCCGATGTTCCCGGCTGGTGCACCATCGCGGGGCACCACACCAAGGGCATGACCTTCGATGTCAAGGTCGCCACACCGCCGCCCCCGGCTCCTTAG
- a CDS encoding TM0106 family RecB-like putative nuclease: MEKPSQIAPIRAQELLGCRYKQVQRRRFPGTPPTEASRHRARRKHTAVAAVTQLLPTGPAPGDSRGRRFVRVRIDSTQPDADLDTLEALAQGATLIEGAVFEGTHAGITWRAEVELLALLPDATYLPVAVTNHRVARPAPGAHTPVIATQRLGLSAPHPEEYALKHHSSDSFRLALAARALEEYGLGTGLGGLIGQDRARVFLTPTAPFQRAVNVALEAPVPAAPRRLKECAACRFWERCEPMLRAADDLSLFLPGDRGRRFRERGIETVTGLAKANLGEPSALAEAWQRGVPVLRRSTISPPPRAEVEIDIDVEAYLDQGAYLWGTYDGRDYRPFITWDGLGGEAEAHNFAEFWGWLMGQRARARERGQTFRVYCYARNGENHWLRSSARRLPGGPSEEEVRAFIRSEDWVDVFDSVTSSLAGPYGLGLKIVAPQAGFRWRDQGFDGEESVNAYRVAIGLDAGDAAAARRLLLRYNEDDCRATAAVRAWLSGGAPGAEDLRA; encoded by the coding sequence GTGGAAAAGCCGTCGCAGATTGCCCCGATAAGGGCGCAGGAACTCCTGGGGTGCCGTTATAAACAGGTGCAGCGCCGCCGATTCCCTGGCACCCCGCCCACGGAAGCCTCGCGGCACCGGGCGCGTCGCAAGCACACCGCCGTGGCGGCGGTAACGCAACTCCTTCCCACGGGCCCCGCGCCGGGAGACTCGCGGGGGCGTCGATTTGTGCGCGTGCGCATTGATTCCACCCAGCCGGACGCGGACCTGGATACCCTCGAAGCCCTCGCCCAGGGGGCCACGCTGATTGAGGGCGCGGTGTTTGAGGGAACGCACGCCGGAATCACCTGGCGCGCCGAGGTGGAGCTTCTGGCCCTGCTTCCCGACGCCACCTACTTGCCGGTGGCGGTGACCAATCACCGCGTGGCCCGGCCCGCGCCGGGCGCACACACTCCGGTGATCGCCACGCAGCGCCTGGGGTTGAGCGCGCCGCACCCGGAGGAATACGCCCTCAAACATCATTCCTCCGATAGTTTCCGGCTGGCCCTGGCGGCCCGCGCGCTGGAGGAATACGGTTTGGGCACCGGCCTCGGTGGGCTCATCGGTCAGGATCGTGCGCGGGTGTTCCTCACCCCCACCGCGCCCTTTCAGCGTGCGGTCAATGTCGCCCTGGAGGCGCCCGTGCCGGCGGCCCCGCGTCGCCTCAAGGAGTGTGCGGCCTGTCGATTCTGGGAGCGCTGCGAACCCATGCTCCGGGCCGCCGATGACCTCAGTCTCTTCCTCCCCGGAGATCGCGGGCGGCGTTTCCGCGAGCGCGGGATAGAGACGGTCACCGGGCTGGCCAAGGCCAACCTGGGGGAACCCTCTGCGTTGGCGGAGGCCTGGCAGCGCGGCGTGCCGGTGCTGCGCCGCAGCACCATAAGCCCCCCGCCGCGCGCCGAGGTGGAAATAGACATCGACGTGGAGGCCTACCTCGATCAGGGTGCCTACCTCTGGGGAACGTATGACGGCCGAGACTATCGGCCCTTTATCACCTGGGACGGCCTGGGCGGGGAGGCGGAGGCCCATAACTTTGCCGAGTTCTGGGGCTGGCTCATGGGCCAACGCGCGCGGGCGCGGGAACGGGGGCAGACGTTCCGGGTGTATTGCTACGCCCGCAACGGGGAAAACCACTGGCTGCGCTCCTCCGCGCGCAGGCTACCGGGTGGCCCCTCCGAGGAGGAGGTTCGCGCCTTTATCCGCAGCGAGGACTGGGTGGACGTATTTGATTCTGTGACCTCCTCCCTGGCCGGGCCCTATGGATTGGGGCTCAAGATCGTGGCCCCGCAGGCGGGTTTTAGGTGGCGTGACCAGGGCTTTGACGGAGAGGAATCCGTGAACGCCTATCGCGTGGCCATCGGGCTCGATGCAGGGGACGCGGCGGCGGCCCGCCGCCTGCTGCTGCGATACAACGAGGACGATTGCCGGGCGACGGCCGCCGTGCGCGCGTGGTTGAGCGGGGGCGCGCCGGGGGCGGAGGATCTGCGCGCTTGA
- a CDS encoding DUF6474 family protein has protein sequence MGILKNLSKRRARSKAQIKAAKTRAKAEVKAQAKARQRQAKLLAKQEKGLLKAEHKGLQAKRKHERKMAENKLAQIQAGKFNADNVKRWTGAARLLTPVLLPLAYRALTALQEQATSAQARRLGVTSDQMAQFSGYGAPLKARIHGIKESLKDSGLPSGFVRDVEDRMEELSASLDNAEYMTEEQRRRAHTSIARDIDQVTNEIQGRLKQR, from the coding sequence ATGGGAATCCTCAAAAACCTGAGCAAGCGACGCGCCCGCTCCAAGGCCCAGATCAAGGCCGCTAAGACCCGCGCCAAGGCGGAGGTGAAGGCTCAGGCCAAGGCCCGCCAGCGCCAGGCGAAGCTCCTGGCCAAGCAGGAAAAGGGCCTGCTCAAGGCGGAGCATAAGGGCTTGCAGGCCAAGCGCAAGCACGAGCGCAAGATGGCGGAAAATAAATTGGCGCAGATTCAGGCGGGAAAGTTTAACGCCGATAACGTGAAGCGCTGGACCGGCGCGGCGCGCCTGCTCACCCCGGTTCTCCTTCCCCTGGCGTATCGGGCGCTCACGGCTTTGCAGGAGCAGGCCACCTCCGCCCAGGCGCGGCGCCTGGGCGTGACCTCCGATCAAATGGCGCAATTCTCCGGCTACGGCGCCCCGCTGAAGGCTCGTATTCACGGGATCAAAGAGTCCCTGAAGGACTCCGGTTTGCCCTCCGGTTTTGTCCGCGATGTGGAGGATCGCATGGAGGAACTTTCCGCCTCCCTGGACAATGCGGAGTACATGACCGAGGAGCAGCGCCGCCGCGCCCATACCAGTATCGCCAGGGACATTGACCAGGTGACCAATGAGATTCAGGGGCGCCTCAAACAGCGCTAA
- a CDS encoding Lsr2 family protein yields the protein MARKEVTQYFDDLSGTPLDVNEVNVVRFALDGTDYIIDLSAENAEKFREMFRPYLAVARKHAAPVSGRRNSGAARNSKAREIRQWALDQGKDIALRGKIPSEVIEAYNQAHQNR from the coding sequence ATGGCTCGCAAGGAAGTCACCCAGTACTTTGATGATCTGAGCGGCACCCCTTTGGACGTGAATGAAGTGAATGTGGTTCGCTTTGCCCTCGATGGCACGGACTACATCATTGATCTTTCTGCCGAGAACGCGGAGAAGTTCCGCGAGATGTTCCGCCCCTACCTGGCCGTGGCGCGCAAGCACGCCGCCCCGGTCAGCGGCCGCCGCAACAGCGGCGCGGCCCGCAACAGCAAGGCCCGCGAGATCCGCCAGTGGGCCCTTGACCAGGGCAAGGACATCGCCCTGCGCGGCAAGATCCCCTCCGAGGTGATTGAGGCCTACAACCAGGCCCACCAGAATCGCTAA
- a CDS encoding response regulator transcription factor has translation MGRSTIRVLLADDHQIVRMGLRAILDGAEDIEVIGEVATADAAISAAYAGGIDVILMDLRFGAGVEGTKVTTGAEATRAIKQAMARPPRVLVVTNYDTDADILGAIEAGAVGYLLKDAPPTELLAAVRSAAEGDSALSPVVADRLMTRVRTPRTSLTPRELEVLGLVAEGCSNREIGQQLMLSEATVKSHLVHIYDKLGVRSRTSAVASAREQGVI, from the coding sequence ATGGGTCGTTCAACGATTAGGGTTCTTTTGGCCGATGACCATCAGATCGTGCGGATGGGGCTGCGCGCCATCCTCGATGGGGCGGAGGACATCGAGGTGATCGGGGAGGTGGCCACGGCGGACGCCGCCATTTCCGCCGCCTACGCCGGGGGCATTGACGTGATTCTCATGGATTTGCGCTTTGGGGCTGGGGTGGAGGGCACCAAGGTGACCACGGGGGCGGAGGCCACCCGCGCCATTAAACAAGCAATGGCGCGTCCGCCGCGCGTATTGGTGGTGACCAATTACGATACGGACGCCGATATTCTCGGGGCCATTGAGGCCGGGGCGGTGGGCTATTTGCTCAAGGACGCCCCTCCGACGGAACTCCTGGCGGCGGTGCGCTCTGCGGCGGAGGGCGATTCCGCGCTTTCCCCGGTGGTGGCGGATCGATTGATGACGCGCGTGCGCACCCCGCGCACCTCCCTCACGCCACGGGAATTGGAGGTCTTGGGACTGGTGGCTGAGGGTTGTTCTAACCGAGAAATCGGGCAACAGCTCATGCTTTCTGAGGCCACGGTGAAATCCCATCTGGTGCACATTTACGATAAGTTAGGTGTGCGTTCCCGTACCTCCGCGGTGGCCTCCGCGCGAGAACAAGGCGTGATTTAG
- a CDS encoding sensor histidine kinase has translation MTTVERPERPGENSLINGIHVLTSVLLIVTVSASVQLEWKFAVINVIICALFAFLYFFGSDLWEGWPPVARLTWLLGLSGLWVLMLPLANVSVYLLLSLFFLYLRVLDDYRGVVAVVIATAVSIGAQIPKGLTVGAVMGPAVSALVVVAIYYAFRTLWQVSRERQELIDQLMATRTQLAASEHAAGIAAERQRIAHEIHDTVAQGLSSIQMLLHAAERDLRDTGLSAEAAAPVVTRIDQARRTASDNLAEARAMIAALQPAGLSSASLETALRRVATSFAASVDMEIDVDIEGEVCALPMKTEAVLLRVAQGAVGNVVKHAQASRARITVSYAPGEVRLDVVDNGRGFDPEAVAQRPAGLGHVGLDAMRRRAEEVGGTLSVESAPGSGTAMSVAIPVQNDVLD, from the coding sequence ATGACCACTGTGGAACGCCCGGAGCGGCCGGGGGAAAATAGCCTGATTAATGGCATTCACGTGCTTACCTCGGTGTTGCTCATCGTCACGGTGAGCGCCTCGGTGCAGCTGGAATGGAAGTTCGCGGTGATCAACGTGATTATCTGCGCGCTTTTTGCCTTCCTTTACTTCTTCGGCTCGGACCTGTGGGAGGGTTGGCCGCCGGTGGCGCGGCTGACGTGGCTCCTCGGGCTTTCCGGGCTGTGGGTGCTCATGCTGCCCCTGGCCAACGTGAGCGTGTACCTGCTCCTTTCCCTGTTCTTCCTGTACCTCCGGGTGCTGGACGATTATCGCGGCGTGGTGGCGGTGGTGATCGCCACGGCGGTGTCCATCGGGGCGCAGATACCCAAGGGGCTAACCGTGGGGGCGGTCATGGGCCCGGCGGTATCCGCGCTGGTGGTGGTGGCTATTTATTACGCCTTCCGCACCCTGTGGCAGGTGAGCCGGGAGCGCCAGGAACTCATCGACCAACTCATGGCCACCCGCACGCAGTTGGCCGCCTCCGAGCACGCGGCGGGCATCGCGGCCGAGCGCCAGCGTATCGCTCACGAGATCCACGACACCGTGGCCCAGGGGCTCTCCAGCATTCAGATGCTGCTCCACGCCGCCGAGCGGGACCTGCGGGACACGGGGCTGAGCGCGGAGGCGGCCGCCCCGGTGGTCACCAGGATCGACCAGGCGCGCCGCACCGCCTCCGATAACCTCGCGGAGGCCCGAGCCATGATCGCGGCGCTGCAACCGGCGGGGCTCTCCTCCGCCTCGCTGGAGACCGCCCTGCGCCGCGTGGCCACCAGCTTTGCCGCCAGCGTGGACATGGAGATCGACGTGGACATCGAGGGGGAGGTGTGCGCCCTTCCGATGAAAACGGAGGCCGTGCTGCTGCGGGTGGCGCAGGGGGCGGTGGGTAACGTGGTCAAACACGCCCAGGCCAGCCGCGCGCGGATCACCGTGAGCTATGCGCCCGGGGAGGTGCGCCTGGACGTGGTGGATAACGGCCGGGGCTTTGATCCCGAGGCCGTGGCGCAGCGTCCCGCGGGCCTGGGGCACGTGGGGCTTGATGCTATGCGACGCCGCGCCGAGGAGGTAGGAGGCACCCTCAGCGTGGAATCCGCGCCGGGGAGCGGAACGGCGATGTCCGTGGCTATTCCAGTACAAAATGACGTATTAGACTAA
- the yidC gene encoding membrane protein insertase YidC — protein sequence MLNLFVLPISGIMKMWHLFFHSLLGIEEHHAWLLSLVGLIIAVRTLIAPFAWMQFRAARISVLMRPHLDAVRRAYAERTDRRGMLEEMALTSKLRKRFQYKPAAGCIPPIIQLIAFLGLYRLLLRIARPTEGIEGEHHRIGFLSAHDVDSFLHSTFLGVPLPAYRAMSPEQLENLGTTRAEITGMILPFLVLAVVFTVLNTALSLHRTRQSLDYASGFALNIYKITLILAIVVPFMLVSAGLFGPLPVAIILYWFGNNLWTLLQNALIHLALRSRLPLDKEHRAYFQRQREEHQGIRQREREERREIRALRLKGLGSAEHRQLATKKSRLRKVQRAAEKKHRKDIAQAKKQTRRGIIAEAKAAKKGQAGAPAVPAATDAQTPTVGKHSLDREWAGRMRIEVPEERRGQGGRHRREE from the coding sequence GTGCTGAACCTCTTTGTCCTCCCCATCTCGGGGATTATGAAGATGTGGCACCTGTTTTTCCATTCCCTCCTGGGAATAGAGGAACACCATGCGTGGCTGCTCAGCCTCGTGGGGCTCATCATCGCGGTGCGCACCCTCATCGCGCCCTTCGCCTGGATGCAGTTCCGCGCCGCGCGCATATCCGTGCTCATGCGCCCGCATCTCGACGCCGTGCGCCGCGCCTACGCCGAGCGCACCGACCGGCGCGGCATGCTGGAGGAAATGGCGCTCACCAGCAAACTACGCAAGCGCTTCCAATACAAGCCCGCTGCGGGCTGTATCCCACCCATCATCCAACTCATCGCCTTCCTGGGCCTGTATCGCCTGCTGCTGCGGATCGCGCGCCCCACCGAGGGGATCGAGGGCGAGCACCATCGCATTGGGTTCCTCAGCGCTCACGACGTCGATTCCTTCCTGCACAGCACCTTCCTCGGCGTGCCGCTGCCCGCCTACCGCGCCATGAGCCCCGAGCAACTGGAGAACTTGGGCACCACCCGCGCCGAGATCACCGGCATGATCCTGCCCTTCCTCGTGCTCGCGGTGGTGTTTACCGTGCTCAACACGGCGCTCTCCCTGCACCGCACCCGGCAGTCCCTGGATTACGCCTCCGGCTTTGCCCTCAACATCTATAAGATCACGCTCATACTGGCCATCGTAGTGCCCTTCATGCTGGTCTCCGCCGGGCTCTTTGGCCCGCTGCCCGTGGCCATCATCCTGTACTGGTTTGGCAATAACCTCTGGACCCTCCTGCAAAACGCCCTCATTCACCTGGCCCTGCGCAGCCGACTGCCCCTGGACAAGGAGCACCGCGCGTACTTCCAGCGCCAGCGCGAGGAGCACCAGGGGATCCGTCAGCGCGAGCGCGAGGAGCGCCGCGAGATCAGGGCGCTGCGGCTCAAGGGGCTGGGTTCTGCGGAGCACCGCCAACTAGCCACCAAGAAATCACGCCTGCGCAAGGTGCAGCGCGCGGCAGAGAAGAAACACCGCAAGGACATCGCCCAGGCGAAGAAGCAGACGCGGCGCGGCATCATCGCCGAGGCCAAGGCCGCCAAGAAGGGGCAGGCCGGGGCTCCCGCAGTACCCGCTGCTACCGACGCCCAAACCCCCACCGTGGGCAAGCACTCCCTCGACCGGGAATGGGCTGGGCGCATGAGGATCGAGGTGCCCGAGGAGCGCCGAGGCCAAGGCGGACGGCACCGCCGCGAGGAATAA
- a CDS encoding TetR/AcrR family transcriptional regulator encodes MASTKGRKSASGTSRRRSRPSPRERLLASATNLFTTEGVRVIGIDRILREADVAKASLYSLFGSKDALVVAYIERLDAAWREAWAERTKDMQDADAKILAFFDQYIEQMPAENYRGSHFLNAVCEYPKPETEAEHDIIRAVMDHRQWCKSTLTQLLTLRNGYPSETQAGHLLIFLDGGVAGSRMSRTIEPLESARTLARQMLAEPPADYSI; translated from the coding sequence GTGGCCAGTACCAAGGGGCGGAAGTCCGCGTCCGGCACCTCGCGCAGGCGGAGCCGTCCAAGCCCACGGGAACGCCTGCTCGCCTCCGCCACCAACCTCTTTACCACCGAGGGCGTCCGCGTCATCGGCATTGACCGGATCCTCCGCGAGGCGGACGTGGCCAAGGCCTCGCTCTACTCCCTCTTTGGCTCTAAGGACGCCCTGGTCGTGGCCTATATTGAGCGTCTCGACGCCGCCTGGCGCGAGGCCTGGGCCGAGCGCACCAAGGACATGCAGGACGCGGACGCGAAGATCCTGGCCTTCTTCGATCAATACATAGAGCAAATGCCCGCGGAGAATTACCGTGGTTCTCACTTCCTCAACGCCGTGTGTGAGTACCCCAAGCCGGAGACGGAAGCAGAGCACGATATTATCCGCGCGGTGATGGATCACCGGCAGTGGTGTAAGAGCACGCTCACGCAGTTGCTCACCCTGCGCAACGGCTATCCCAGCGAGACTCAGGCCGGGCACCTGTTGATCTTCCTCGATGGTGGCGTGGCGGGCTCGCGCATGTCCCGCACCATCGAGCCCCTGGAATCGGCGCGCACCTTGGCCCGCCAGATGCTCGCGGAACCCCCCGCGGATTACTCCATCTAG
- a CDS encoding GlsB/YeaQ/YmgE family stress response membrane protein codes for MSGLSMGFLAWVIIGGLAGWVASKIKGTDAQQGLVLNVLVGIAGGLLGGWILNLFGVDVAGGGLIFSFFTCVLGSVILLSIVNKIGR; via the coding sequence ATGAGCGGCTTGAGCATGGGCTTTCTCGCCTGGGTCATTATTGGTGGTCTTGCCGGATGGGTCGCGTCCAAGATCAAGGGCACGGACGCCCAGCAGGGTCTGGTGCTCAACGTGCTGGTGGGTATCGCCGGTGGTCTGTTGGGTGGCTGGATCCTGAATCTCTTTGGCGTGGACGTTGCCGGTGGCGGGCTGATCTTTAGCTTCTTCACCTGCGTGCTGGGTTCGGTGATTTTGTTGTCGATCGTCAATAAGATCGGCCGCTAG
- a CDS encoding universal stress protein — translation MSTEGIIVVAVDGSEAAKMAVRWAANTANKRGVPLRLASSYTMPQYLYAEGMVPPQELFDDLQSEAMEKIEEARGIAHEVAPEIKIGHTLAEGSPIDMLLEMSKDVTMIVMGSRGLGGLSGMVMGSVSAAVVSHASCPVVVVRADNPVNENTKYGPVIIGVDGSEVSQRATDYAFAEANARDAELVAVHTWMDMQVQASLAGLSAAQQQWEEVEAEQRELLDSRLASFMEQYPDVEVTKVITRDRPVRALVEAAENAQLLVVGSHGRGGFKGMLLGSTSRALLQSAPCPMMVVRPEK, via the coding sequence ATGAGTACAGAAGGAATCATCGTTGTGGCAGTGGACGGCTCGGAGGCCGCCAAGATGGCTGTGCGCTGGGCGGCGAATACCGCGAATAAGCGGGGTGTGCCGCTGCGCCTGGCATCGAGTTACACCATGCCGCAGTACCTCTACGCGGAGGGTATGGTGCCCCCGCAGGAGCTTTTCGACGACCTCCAGAGCGAGGCGATGGAAAAGATCGAGGAGGCGCGCGGCATCGCGCACGAGGTTGCCCCGGAGATCAAGATCGGGCACACCCTCGCGGAGGGCTCTCCGATTGACATGCTGTTGGAGATGTCCAAGGACGTGACGATGATCGTCATGGGTTCGCGTGGCCTGGGCGGGCTGTCGGGCATGGTGATGGGCTCGGTTTCCGCCGCCGTGGTGTCGCACGCCTCCTGCCCCGTGGTGGTGGTTCGCGCGGATAATCCGGTCAATGAGAACACCAAGTACGGCCCCGTGATCATCGGCGTGGATGGCTCCGAGGTTTCCCAGCGCGCAACGGATTACGCCTTCGCTGAGGCGAATGCGCGCGACGCCGAGCTGGTGGCGGTGCACACCTGGATGGATATGCAGGTGCAGGCCTCGCTCGCGGGGTTGTCCGCCGCGCAGCAGCAGTGGGAGGAGGTGGAGGCGGAGCAGCGCGAGTTGTTGGATTCTCGCCTGGCCTCGTTCATGGAGCAGTACCCGGACGTGGAGGTTACCAAGGTGATCACCAGGGATCGCCCGGTGCGTGCCCTGGTGGAGGCGGCGGAGAATGCCCAGTTGCTGGTGGTGGGCTCGCATGGTCGCGGTGGCTTCAAGGGCATGTTGCTGGGTTCCACCTCCCGGGCCTTGTTGCAGTCCGCTCCGTGTCCTATGATGGTGGTTCGTCCAGAAAAATAA
- a CDS encoding pseudouridine synthase gives MVAFRRRRTPPPLPIRDGLNPSRVRVPEGTTLTAQEFLSHLILSQRHRHPEDNSEAILARFHAGEVRLRDGQALAPGDTLRPGTDVWFYRTPAPEKPVPYEIRIIHEDESLLVVDKPPFLATMPRGEHITETATVRLRRLTGNNDLTPAHRLDRLTSGLLLFTKRPEIRGAYQELFASRKVTKTYEAIAPYDAALAAACGGFRGSDSGEARVEHPVEWRSHITKTPGDLQARTWPEREPNAHTTLLGIRPDPDGKWAAYTLRPHTGKTHQLRMHMAAAGVPIQGDPLYPVVRREEEDFNKPLRLRAIGLEFIDPLNGEKRVYSV, from the coding sequence ATGGTTGCTTTTCGACGCCGACGCACACCCCCGCCTCTCCCCATCCGCGACGGGCTCAACCCCTCCCGCGTCCGCGTCCCCGAGGGCACCACCCTCACCGCCCAAGAGTTCCTCAGCCACCTGATTCTCTCCCAACGGCACCGGCACCCCGAGGATAATTCCGAGGCCATTCTCGCGCGCTTTCATGCCGGGGAGGTACGGCTCCGCGACGGACAGGCCCTTGCTCCCGGCGACACCCTGCGGCCCGGTACCGACGTGTGGTTCTACCGCACCCCCGCTCCGGAAAAACCCGTGCCCTATGAAATACGGATAATCCACGAGGACGAATCCCTTTTAGTGGTGGATAAACCACCATTCCTAGCCACCATGCCACGCGGCGAGCACATTACCGAGACCGCCACGGTGCGTTTGCGCCGCCTCACCGGCAATAACGACCTCACCCCCGCGCACCGCCTTGACCGGCTCACCTCCGGGCTACTTTTATTTACTAAAAGACCCGAAATACGAGGGGCGTATCAGGAACTCTTTGCCTCGCGGAAAGTCACCAAAACATACGAGGCCATTGCGCCTTACGACGCCGCCTTGGCCGCCGCCTGCGGGGGTTTTAGAGGTTCTGACTCGGGAGAAGCGCGCGTGGAGCACCCCGTGGAATGGCGCTCCCACATCACCAAAACCCCCGGTGACCTCCAGGCCCGAACATGGCCGGAACGAGAGCCCAACGCACATACCACGCTGCTGGGGATTCGGCCCGACCCCGATGGGAAATGGGCGGCTTATACCTTGCGGCCACACACCGGGAAAACGCACCAATTGCGCATGCACATGGCTGCCGCCGGGGTGCCGATCCAGGGGGATCCTCTCTATCCCGTTGTTCGGAGAGAGGAAGAGGATTTCAATAAGCCCTTGCGGCTGCGCGCCATAGGGCTAGAATTCATCGACCCGCTCAACGGGGAGAAAAGGGTATATTCCGTGTGA